A single window of Deinococcus ruber DNA harbors:
- a CDS encoding IS630 family transposase encodes MATRAKVMLLSADHPEWTLAEIGAYVGLCDDTVGTWRKRFIAQRLEGLSDAPKSGALRTIQDAATLRVVHLTLDTLPEGETHWSTRNMAQVSGMTQRAVHRIWRAFGLRPHLVSSFTLSNDPLLIEQVRDIVGLYLAPPDRALVLCIDEKPQIQALERGSATVPMLPGQPEATGPTYVRHGTTPLIAALNANVEIVIGQCYPQHWAEEFRAFLDLMHAQVPVGLEVHVILDNDITHKTKTIQNRLLAHPNVHFHFTPTSGSWLNLVES; translated from the coding sequence TTGGCGACCCGTGCGAAGGTGATGCTGCTGAGCGCAGATCATCCGGAATGGACGCTCGCGGAGATCGGTGCGTACGTCGGCTTGTGTGATGACACGGTCGGCACCTGGCGCAAACGCTTCATAGCCCAGCGGTTGGAAGGGTTGAGTGACGCGCCCAAATCGGGCGCGCTACGAACGATCCAGGATGCGGCCACCCTACGGGTCGTCCATCTCACGCTGGACACCTTGCCGGAGGGCGAAACCCACTGGAGTACCCGCAACATGGCTCAGGTCAGTGGGATGACACAACGTGCGGTGCATCGAATCTGGCGGGCCTTCGGGCTAAGACCCCACTTGGTGTCGTCGTTCACGCTCTCAAATGATCCGCTGCTGATCGAACAGGTTCGGGACATTGTTGGGTTGTATCTTGCGCCACCCGACCGAGCGCTGGTGCTGTGTATCGATGAGAAGCCGCAGATCCAAGCACTCGAGCGCGGCAGCGCCACCGTTCCAATGCTGCCAGGACAGCCTGAGGCGACGGGGCCGACGTATGTACGTCATGGCACCACACCCCTCATTGCGGCCTTGAATGCGAACGTCGAAATTGTGATTGGGCAGTGTTATCCGCAGCATTGGGCCGAAGAGTTTCGAGCATTTCTTGATCTGATGCATGCTCAAGTCCCTGTGGGACTTGAGGTCCATGTCATCCTGGACAACGACATTACCCATAAAACCAAGACCATCCAGAACAGGTTGCTGGCGCATCCGAACGTACATTTCCATTTCACGCCAACCAGCGGCTCCTGGCTCAATCTGGTGGAGTCGTGA
- a CDS encoding ABC transporter ATP-binding protein, whose translation MSQAYTLDLSFFESAQNYDLLVKAQQDLTFRPTSIIYNIIELIQGAVIVVSFIAILAFQPLILAVIVLSILPMVLFANRYGSNTFMYYDFSTRDGRQGFYYERLLTSVENAMDIRLLNIGKILIDRRNKHSKEVMDKRILATANKANKIFLGDLYSTLGQVAVFTISVNYLYANRISLGEFSLILGTISLLRSQLMSIMVNYGNYIENSLFFSNVGRFLSLKPNINLSEKGEDVPITIQNGISLVGVYFKYPDSDSYVFEDLNIVFEPNQSVALVGENGAGKTTLIKLLTRMYDPTLGHIVLDGVDIKSYNLGAYRKLYSVLLQEYSRYQFSVKENIGLVDIGKMVDEEMLNLSMYNANATEFVGRLPKKLETVLGRQFDDEGFELSGGQWQRIALARVFYQNSPILILDEPSSSLDVVSEESMFNKYKEITRNKISILITHRFNTVKMSDRIIVLEGGKIVEDGTHESLLGMKGKYFAMFSAQAESFKA comes from the coding sequence TCGTAAAAGCTCAACAGGATTTAACATTCCGACCTACATCTATAATATATAATATTATTGAACTGATACAGGGAGCGGTGATCGTCGTAAGTTTTATAGCTATATTGGCGTTTCAGCCGTTAATTCTAGCAGTAATTGTGTTAAGTATTTTGCCAATGGTATTATTTGCTAACAGATATGGATCTAATACATTTATGTACTATGACTTTTCTACACGGGACGGCAGACAGGGATTTTACTACGAAAGACTACTCACATCTGTGGAAAATGCTATGGATATCCGACTTCTTAATATTGGAAAAATATTAATAGATAGACGGAATAAACATTCAAAAGAAGTAATGGATAAGAGAATATTAGCTACGGCAAACAAAGCAAATAAGATTTTTTTGGGAGACCTTTATTCGACTCTAGGACAAGTGGCCGTATTTACAATATCTGTGAATTATTTATATGCAAATAGGATTTCATTGGGTGAGTTTTCTCTGATACTTGGCACTATCAGCCTTTTGAGGTCACAATTAATGTCAATAATGGTTAACTACGGTAACTATATAGAAAACAGCTTATTTTTTAGTAATGTTGGACGGTTTCTATCTCTTAAACCAAATATAAATTTATCCGAAAAAGGTGAAGATGTTCCGATAACCATCCAAAATGGTATATCTTTAGTGGGCGTATATTTTAAATATCCAGACTCCGATTCATATGTATTTGAGGACTTGAACATAGTTTTTGAACCAAATCAGTCAGTTGCTCTTGTTGGAGAAAACGGTGCTGGTAAAACCACCCTTATCAAACTATTAACTAGAATGTATGATCCTACGTTAGGACATATAGTTCTTGATGGGGTGGATATTAAGAGTTATAATTTAGGTGCGTATAGAAAACTCTATTCTGTTCTTTTACAAGAGTATTCTAGATATCAGTTTTCGGTAAAAGAAAATATAGGCTTGGTGGATATTGGTAAAATGGTTGATGAGGAAATGCTAAATTTATCAATGTATAATGCCAACGCCACCGAATTTGTAGGAAGATTGCCGAAAAAATTGGAGACTGTACTCGGTCGTCAATTTGATGACGAAGGCTTCGAGCTATCGGGCGGTCAATGGCAACGTATAGCTTTAGCAAGGGTATTTTATCAGAACTCGCCTATATTAATACTAGATGAACCAAGTAGTTCGCTCGATGTAGTAAGCGAAGAAAGTATGTTTAATAAGTATAAGGAAATTACTAGAAACAAAATTAGTATATTAATCACCCATAGGTTTAACACCGTAAAGATGTCTGATAGGATAATCGTTTTAGAAGGCGGCAAAATAGTGGAAGATGGAACTCATGAAAGCCTATTGGGCATGAAAGGCAAGTATTTTGCAATGTTTTCAGCTCAAGCTGAATCATTTAAAGCCTAA